One window of the Onychostoma macrolepis isolate SWU-2019 chromosome 21, ASM1243209v1, whole genome shotgun sequence genome contains the following:
- the wdr55 gene encoding WD repeat-containing protein 55, protein MASPIEHEDSCQQEEDEEEEEEAAAAEPKAPKIRDTPEDIKLEAIVNTIAFHPNQDILAAGDIDGDIYLFSYSCTEGENKELWSSGHHLKSCRKVLFSSDGQKLFSVSKDKAVHIMDVEAGKLLTRIPKAHKVPINALLLVDENIFATGDDEGMLKVWDLRSGTSFMDLKHHEDYISEITIDQAKRTLLTSSGDGTMGVFNIKRRRFELLSEFQNGDLTSVCIMKRGRKVICGSSEGKLYIFNWNGFGATSDRFAVQAESVDCIVPITDSILCAASIDGVIRAVSVLPNRVLGSVGQHVGESIEEIARSRDTRFLASCAHDQLVKFWDISSLTDMRVDDYRRRKKKDRRLKALSNKAFDTGQDFFAGLLDSTEENRKKQEEEEEEDSDSGSD, encoded by the exons ATGGCGTCTCCCATAGAACACGAGGATTCGTGTCAACAA GAGGAggatgaagaggaggaggaggaggctgctgctgcagaacccaaagCACCCAAGATCCGAGACACACCTGAAGACATCAAACTAGAGGCCATCGTCAACACCATCGCATTTCATCCCAACCAAGACATCTTAGCAGCTGGAGACATCGACGGAGACATCTACCT ATTCTCATACTCCTGCACTGAAGGAGAAAACAAAGAGCTGTGGTCATCAGGACATCATCTGAAGTCCTGCAGGAAAGTGCTGTTCTCCAGCGATGGACAGA AGCTCTTCAGCGTGTCTAAAGACAAGGCGGTTCACATCATGGACGTGGAGGCTGGAAAACTGCTGACACGCATCCCCAAAGCTCACAA GGTCCCCATCAACGCCCTGCTGCTGGTGGATGAGAATATATTTGCGACGGGTGATGACGAGGGAATGCTGAAGGTCTGGGACTTGAGGAGTGGAACCTCGTTCATGGATCTGAAGCACCATGAGGATTATATCAGTGAGATCACCATCGATCAGGCTAAACGCACCCTGCTCACCTCCAG tgGCGATGGCACTATGGGAGTGTTCAATATAAAAAGACGAAGATTTGAACTGCTTTCCGAGTTCCAGAATGGAGATCTTACATCTGTTTGCATTATGAAG AGAGGTCGTAAGGTCATTTGTGGGTCCAGCGAGggcaaattatatatttttaactggAATGGTTTTGGTGCCACCAGCGACCGGTTTGCGGTTCAGGCCGAGTCTGTGGACTGCATCGTGCCGATTACTGACAGCATTCTGTGTGCCGCCTCCATCGACGGCGTCATCAG AGCTGTGAGTGTCCTGCCGAACCGTGTGCTGGGCAGCGTCGGTCAGCACGTCGGCGAGTCCATCGAGGAgatcgccagatccagagacACACGCTTTCTGGCCAGCTGCGCTCACGACCAGCTCGTCAAGTTCTGGGACATCTCCAGCTTAACGGACATGAGAGTCGACGATTACCGGcggagaaagaaaaaagacagaCGCCTCAAAGCGCTGAGCAACAAAGCTTTCGATACAGGACAGGATTTCTTCGCCGGCCTTTTAGACTCAACTGAAGAAAACCGTaaaaaacaagaagaagaagaagaggaggacaGCGACAGTGGAAGCGACTGA